A region from the Vicia villosa cultivar HV-30 ecotype Madison, WI linkage group LG3, Vvil1.0, whole genome shotgun sequence genome encodes:
- the LOC131658917 gene encoding uncharacterized protein LOC131658917, whose protein sequence is MNGFLLILFILVEKEWKSLKVEGRGDYLLKEKFRHLKDKLRRWNKEVFGKYDLEMEEGVRDINVADERLESDSNFSLSENLEFRKETCRKFWRNLRIKENMILQKSRVRWINEGDSNIGFFHKVMKQRRRHNHIGLILNSGEGVESVEKVREAVWIHFRNKFVETEEVRPLLDDVPIKSIGWEEACALEKPFLENENKEAVWECGGEKSPGRFSFWGVCIKWWLSFFAWKLKHVLNSIISPCQSAFVPGRQLLDKELVENEVVDYARKEGSNCILFKVDFEKAYDKVLVNGSPTKEFVVSKGLRQGDPLSPFLYVLVAEGLTDLVKQSIEVGEFQRFSIKGATWVDILQFADDTLIVGDGCWKHVWTMNEVLRAFKLVSGLGINFHKSKLIGINSNIHFLEAASQFLSCRMEERNFYFLGIPISFNPRKEAMWNPLFAKMKNRLEGWTNRFLNLGGRITLLKSVLSSLDIFSIPFYKMPLKVAKKFTCIQSFYGGGWRKRRNFIG, encoded by the exons atgaatggttttcttttaattcttttcaTCCTTGTGGAGAAAGAGTGGAAAAGTTTGAAGGTGGAAGGAAGAGGAGATTATCTTTTAAAAGAAAAGTTTAGGCATCTAAAGGATAAACTTAGAAGGTGGAATAAGGAGGTGTTTGGGAAGTATGATTTAGAGATGGAGGAGGGAGTTCGGGACATTAATGTTGCCGATGAGAGGTTGGAATCCGATTCTAATTTTTCGCTTTCCGAGAATCTTGAGTTTAGGAAGGAAACTTGTAGAAAATTTTGGAGGAATTTGAGGATTAAagaaaatatgattttacaaAAGTCTAGAGTGAGATGGATTAATGAGGGAGACTCGAACATTGGCTTTTTTCACAAGGTGATGAAGCAAAGAAGAAGACATAATCATATTGGTCTGATTCTTAATTCGGGGGAGGGGGTGGAGTCTGTGGAGAAAGTTAGGGAGGCGGTGTGGATTCACTTTAGGAACAAATTCGTTGAAACAGAAGAGGTTAGACCTTTGTTAGACGATGTTCCTATTAAATCTATTGGTTGGGAGGAGGCGTGTGCCCTTGAGAAACCTTTTTTAGAGAATGAAAATAAGGAGGCAGTTTGGGAGTGTGGTGGGGAGaaaagtccgg GTCGATTTTCGTTTTGGGGTGTATGTATAAAGTGGTGGCTAAGCTTTTTCGCGTGGAAATTAAAACATGTTTTGAATTCAATCATTTCTCCTTGTCAAAGTGCGTTTGTTCCCGGTAGACAATTGTTAGATAAGGAGTTAGTGGAAAATGAAGTGGTGGACTATGCTAGAAAAGAAGGTAGTAATTGTAttctttttaaagttgattttgaaaaggcgtaTGATAAA GTGCTTGTTAATGGTAGTCCTACTAAGGAGTTTGTTGTCTCTAAAGGGTTGAGGCAAGGcgatcctctttctccttttctttatgttttggtTGCGGAAGGTCTTACGGATCTTGTCAAACAATCTATAGAAGTTGGGGAATTTCAAAGATTTTCTATTAAAGGGGCTACTTGGGTggacattcttcaatttgcggatgatactttaATAGTGGGTGATGGATGTTGGAAACATGTTTGGACGATGAATGAGGTGCTTAGGGCTTTTAAACTTGTTTCGGGTCTTGGTATCAATTTTCACAAAAGTAAATTGATAGGCATTAATTCTAACATTCATTTTTTGGAAGCGGCGTCTCAATTTCTTTCGTGTAGGATGGAAGAGAGAAACTTCTATTTTCTTGGTATTCCCATTAGTTTCAATCCTAGGAAGGAAGCTATGTGGAATCCTCTTTTTGCAAAGATGAAGAATCGTTTGGAGGGGTGGACTAATCGCTTCTTGAATTTGGGAGGTAGGATTACTCTTTTAAAGTCCGTGCTTAGTTCGTTGGATATTTTCAGTATTCCTTTTTACAAAATGCCGTTGAAAGTGGCGAAAAAGTTTACTTGCATCCAAAGTTTTTATGGTGGGGGGTGGAGGAAAAGAAGAAACTTCATTGGATAA